In Phreatobacter stygius, a genomic segment contains:
- a CDS encoding nucleoside deaminase codes for MSDIDLDGRDAFMARVLELCGEADARGDCPVASIIVRDGEVIGQGSNRVATGGDPTAHAEVEAIRDAARNLGSADLSGATLYSAMEPCPMCCWAIKEARIGRVVLGARHAGMRRIDYGDYSVEKLIGMTGSALEVVDGVRVAECEAARRAWKRWVEPPARVAD; via the coding sequence ATGAGCGATATCGATCTCGATGGGCGCGACGCCTTCATGGCGCGGGTGCTCGAACTCTGCGGCGAGGCGGATGCCCGGGGCGATTGCCCGGTCGCCTCCATCATCGTCCGCGACGGTGAGGTGATCGGCCAGGGCTCCAACCGGGTGGCGACCGGTGGCGATCCGACCGCCCATGCCGAGGTGGAAGCCATTCGCGACGCGGCCCGCAATCTCGGCAGCGCGGACCTTTCCGGCGCCACGCTCTATTCGGCCATGGAGCCCTGCCCGATGTGCTGCTGGGCCATCAAGGAAGCCCGGATCGGCCGCGTCGTGCTCGGCGCCCGTCATGCCGGCATGCGCCGCATCGACTACGGCGATTATTCGGTCGAGAAACTGATCGGGATGACCGGCTCGGCACTCGAGGTGGTCGACGGCGTGCGGGTCGCCGAATGCGAGGCGGCCAGGCGAGCCTGGAAACGCTGGGTAGAGCCGCCGGCGCGTGTCGCGGACTAA